The following proteins are encoded in a genomic region of Hypanus sabinus isolate sHypSab1 chromosome 19, sHypSab1.hap1, whole genome shotgun sequence:
- the LOC132378080 gene encoding hyaluronidase-1-like isoform X2, translating to MLKTGASHLREADGRCTALGAGKIENDPIRKSSSAIEGRTRVMVSSLALPMCTLFFLLTYPDIIWGEALKPAAASPIIHNKPFIVVWNTPTAQCKTKFNIELDLSVFDIVENEHESFVGKNITIFYKLKLGRYPFYTKELIPVNDGLVQIASLTEHLKKAAEDINNLLDVHFHGLAVIDWEEWRPLWDRNWGFMDIYRKKSEELVRSKFPYLPERKVVQLAIEEFENAAKKFMSETLKLGQKLRPKGFWGFYKFPECYNYFKEDAPTNYTGHCNPKDVQRNSQLSWLWKVSRILYPSIYIKKDMKSTINTQKFVHYQIKEALRTAALNQVSESLPVLAYARFVYIHSLDFLTEADLIHTIGESAAMGTCGVVLWGDMAISRTRGRCEALKDYLDQELGRYVLNTTLAATLCSKVMCSGHGRCVRQDPESQSYHHLSPRSFEIISALTSSGSALTARGALNLEDVQSMKEQFKCHCYKGWMGAHCQETSLI from the exons AATGATCCGATCAGAAAGAGTTCATCTGCCATTGAAGGAAGAACCAGAGTCATGGTATCCAGTCTTGCATTACCCATGTGCACCTTATTTTTCCTCTTGACCTATCCAGACATAATATGGGGAGAAGCACTCAAGCCTGCAGCAGCCTCACCAATTATCCACAATAAGCCATTCATTGTGGTCTGGAACACGCCTACTGCACAATGTAAAACTAAGTTTAACATTGAGTTGGATCTGAGTGTTTTTGATATTGTTGAAAATGAACATGAGAGCTTTGTGGGGAAAAATATTACTATATTCTATAAGTTAAAATTGGGTCGTTACCCATTCTACACTAAGGAATTGATTCCAGTGAATGATGGCCTTGTCCAGATTGCCAGTCTGACTGAACACCTCAAGAAGGCTGCAGAAGACATTAATAATTTACTAGATGTGCACTTTCATGGTCTTGCTGTGATAGATTGGGAAGAATGGCGACCACTCTGGGACCGTAACTGGGGATTTATGGATATCTACAGGAAAAAATCTGAAGAATTGGTTAGAAGCAAATTCCCCTATTTACCTGAAAGGAAGGTTGTCCAGTTAGCCATAGAAGAATTTGAAAATGCTGCAAAAAAATTTATGAGTGAAACACTAAAACTAGGACAGAAACTGAGACCAAAGGGATTCTGGGGCTTCTATAAATTCCCAGAATGCTACAATTACTTTAAAGAGGATGCACCAACCAATTACACAGGCCACTGCAATCCAAAAGATGTTCAAAGAAATAGCCAGCTATCGTGGCTCTGGAAAGTATCACGAATCCTGTATCCCAGCATCTACATCAAAAAGGatatgaagtccacaattaatacTCAAAAATTTGTTCACTATCAAATTAAGGAGGCCCTCCGTACTGCTGCCCTTAATCAAGTCAGTGAATCCCTGCCTGTTTTGGCATATGCCAGATTTGTGTATATACATTCACTTGACTTCCTTACTGAG GCAGACTTGATACACACCATTGGGGAGAGTGCTGCCATGGGAACTTGTGGAGTGGTTCTATGGGGGGACATGGCCATCTCACGCACCAGG GGGAGATGTGAAGCACTTAAAGATTACCTTGATCAGGAGCTTGGAAGATATGTTCTCAATACAACTTTAGCTGCTACATTATGCAGCAAAGTTATGTGCAGTGGCCATGGACGATGTGTGCGGCAAGACCCTGAATCCCAAAGCTATCACCATCTCAGTCCCAGAAGCTTTGAGATTATCTCTGCTCTTACATCCTCTGGCTCTGCATTAACAGCCCGTGGAGCCTTGAATTTGGAAGATGTGCAAAGCATGAAAGAGCAGTTCAAATGCCACTGCTATAAGGGATGGATGGGAGCTCATTGCCAAGAAACATCATTAATATAG
- the LOC132378080 gene encoding hyaluronidase-1-like isoform X3, with product MSSVPESVFKSDLKLEQVHPVLFSNDPIRKSSSAIEGRTRVMVSSLALPMCTLFFLLTYPDIIWGEALKPAAASPIIHNKPFIVVWNTPTAQCKTKFNIELDLSVFDIVENEHESFVGKNITIFYKLKLGRYPFYTKELIPVNDGLVQIASLTEHLKKAAEDINNLLDVHFHGLAVIDWEEWRPLWDRNWGFMDIYRKKSEELVRSKFPYLPERKVVQLAIEEFENAAKKFMSETLKLGQKLRPKGFWGFYKFPECYNYFKEDAPTNYTGHCNPKDVQRNSQLSWLWKVSRILYPSIYIKKDMKSTINTQKFVHYQIKEALRTAALNQVSESLPVLAYARFVYIHSLDFLTEADLIHTIGESAAMGTCGVVLWGDMAISRTRGRCEALKDYLDQELGRYVLNTTLAATLCSKVMCSGHGRCVRQDPESQSYHHLSPRSFEIISALTSSGSALTARGALNLEDVQSMKEQFKCHCYKGWMGAHCQETSLI from the exons atgagttccgttcctgagtccgtctttaagtcggatttgaagttggaacaggtacatccggtattatttagt AATGATCCGATCAGAAAGAGTTCATCTGCCATTGAAGGAAGAACCAGAGTCATGGTATCCAGTCTTGCATTACCCATGTGCACCTTATTTTTCCTCTTGACCTATCCAGACATAATATGGGGAGAAGCACTCAAGCCTGCAGCAGCCTCACCAATTATCCACAATAAGCCATTCATTGTGGTCTGGAACACGCCTACTGCACAATGTAAAACTAAGTTTAACATTGAGTTGGATCTGAGTGTTTTTGATATTGTTGAAAATGAACATGAGAGCTTTGTGGGGAAAAATATTACTATATTCTATAAGTTAAAATTGGGTCGTTACCCATTCTACACTAAGGAATTGATTCCAGTGAATGATGGCCTTGTCCAGATTGCCAGTCTGACTGAACACCTCAAGAAGGCTGCAGAAGACATTAATAATTTACTAGATGTGCACTTTCATGGTCTTGCTGTGATAGATTGGGAAGAATGGCGACCACTCTGGGACCGTAACTGGGGATTTATGGATATCTACAGGAAAAAATCTGAAGAATTGGTTAGAAGCAAATTCCCCTATTTACCTGAAAGGAAGGTTGTCCAGTTAGCCATAGAAGAATTTGAAAATGCTGCAAAAAAATTTATGAGTGAAACACTAAAACTAGGACAGAAACTGAGACCAAAGGGATTCTGGGGCTTCTATAAATTCCCAGAATGCTACAATTACTTTAAAGAGGATGCACCAACCAATTACACAGGCCACTGCAATCCAAAAGATGTTCAAAGAAATAGCCAGCTATCGTGGCTCTGGAAAGTATCACGAATCCTGTATCCCAGCATCTACATCAAAAAGGatatgaagtccacaattaatacTCAAAAATTTGTTCACTATCAAATTAAGGAGGCCCTCCGTACTGCTGCCCTTAATCAAGTCAGTGAATCCCTGCCTGTTTTGGCATATGCCAGATTTGTGTATATACATTCACTTGACTTCCTTACTGAG GCAGACTTGATACACACCATTGGGGAGAGTGCTGCCATGGGAACTTGTGGAGTGGTTCTATGGGGGGACATGGCCATCTCACGCACCAGG GGGAGATGTGAAGCACTTAAAGATTACCTTGATCAGGAGCTTGGAAGATATGTTCTCAATACAACTTTAGCTGCTACATTATGCAGCAAAGTTATGTGCAGTGGCCATGGACGATGTGTGCGGCAAGACCCTGAATCCCAAAGCTATCACCATCTCAGTCCCAGAAGCTTTGAGATTATCTCTGCTCTTACATCCTCTGGCTCTGCATTAACAGCCCGTGGAGCCTTGAATTTGGAAGATGTGCAAAGCATGAAAGAGCAGTTCAAATGCCACTGCTATAAGGGATGGATGGGAGCTCATTGCCAAGAAACATCATTAATATAG
- the LOC132378080 gene encoding hyaluronidase-1-like isoform X4: MPVNDPIRKSSSAIEGRTRVMVSSLALPMCTLFFLLTYPDIIWGEALKPAAASPIIHNKPFIVVWNTPTAQCKTKFNIELDLSVFDIVENEHESFVGKNITIFYKLKLGRYPFYTKELIPVNDGLVQIASLTEHLKKAAEDINNLLDVHFHGLAVIDWEEWRPLWDRNWGFMDIYRKKSEELVRSKFPYLPERKVVQLAIEEFENAAKKFMSETLKLGQKLRPKGFWGFYKFPECYNYFKEDAPTNYTGHCNPKDVQRNSQLSWLWKVSRILYPSIYIKKDMKSTINTQKFVHYQIKEALRTAALNQVSESLPVLAYARFVYIHSLDFLTEADLIHTIGESAAMGTCGVVLWGDMAISRTRGRCEALKDYLDQELGRYVLNTTLAATLCSKVMCSGHGRCVRQDPESQSYHHLSPRSFEIISALTSSGSALTARGALNLEDVQSMKEQFKCHCYKGWMGAHCQETSLI; encoded by the exons ATGCCTGTG AATGATCCGATCAGAAAGAGTTCATCTGCCATTGAAGGAAGAACCAGAGTCATGGTATCCAGTCTTGCATTACCCATGTGCACCTTATTTTTCCTCTTGACCTATCCAGACATAATATGGGGAGAAGCACTCAAGCCTGCAGCAGCCTCACCAATTATCCACAATAAGCCATTCATTGTGGTCTGGAACACGCCTACTGCACAATGTAAAACTAAGTTTAACATTGAGTTGGATCTGAGTGTTTTTGATATTGTTGAAAATGAACATGAGAGCTTTGTGGGGAAAAATATTACTATATTCTATAAGTTAAAATTGGGTCGTTACCCATTCTACACTAAGGAATTGATTCCAGTGAATGATGGCCTTGTCCAGATTGCCAGTCTGACTGAACACCTCAAGAAGGCTGCAGAAGACATTAATAATTTACTAGATGTGCACTTTCATGGTCTTGCTGTGATAGATTGGGAAGAATGGCGACCACTCTGGGACCGTAACTGGGGATTTATGGATATCTACAGGAAAAAATCTGAAGAATTGGTTAGAAGCAAATTCCCCTATTTACCTGAAAGGAAGGTTGTCCAGTTAGCCATAGAAGAATTTGAAAATGCTGCAAAAAAATTTATGAGTGAAACACTAAAACTAGGACAGAAACTGAGACCAAAGGGATTCTGGGGCTTCTATAAATTCCCAGAATGCTACAATTACTTTAAAGAGGATGCACCAACCAATTACACAGGCCACTGCAATCCAAAAGATGTTCAAAGAAATAGCCAGCTATCGTGGCTCTGGAAAGTATCACGAATCCTGTATCCCAGCATCTACATCAAAAAGGatatgaagtccacaattaatacTCAAAAATTTGTTCACTATCAAATTAAGGAGGCCCTCCGTACTGCTGCCCTTAATCAAGTCAGTGAATCCCTGCCTGTTTTGGCATATGCCAGATTTGTGTATATACATTCACTTGACTTCCTTACTGAG GCAGACTTGATACACACCATTGGGGAGAGTGCTGCCATGGGAACTTGTGGAGTGGTTCTATGGGGGGACATGGCCATCTCACGCACCAGG GGGAGATGTGAAGCACTTAAAGATTACCTTGATCAGGAGCTTGGAAGATATGTTCTCAATACAACTTTAGCTGCTACATTATGCAGCAAAGTTATGTGCAGTGGCCATGGACGATGTGTGCGGCAAGACCCTGAATCCCAAAGCTATCACCATCTCAGTCCCAGAAGCTTTGAGATTATCTCTGCTCTTACATCCTCTGGCTCTGCATTAACAGCCCGTGGAGCCTTGAATTTGGAAGATGTGCAAAGCATGAAAGAGCAGTTCAAATGCCACTGCTATAAGGGATGGATGGGAGCTCATTGCCAAGAAACATCATTAATATAG
- the LOC132378080 gene encoding hyaluronidase-like isoform X5 — MVSSLALPMCTLFFLLTYPDIIWGEALKPAAASPIIHNKPFIVVWNTPTAQCKTKFNIELDLSVFDIVENEHESFVGKNITIFYKLKLGRYPFYTKELIPVNDGLVQIASLTEHLKKAAEDINNLLDVHFHGLAVIDWEEWRPLWDRNWGFMDIYRKKSEELVRSKFPYLPERKVVQLAIEEFENAAKKFMSETLKLGQKLRPKGFWGFYKFPECYNYFKEDAPTNYTGHCNPKDVQRNSQLSWLWKVSRILYPSIYIKKDMKSTINTQKFVHYQIKEALRTAALNQVSESLPVLAYARFVYIHSLDFLTEADLIHTIGESAAMGTCGVVLWGDMAISRTRGRCEALKDYLDQELGRYVLNTTLAATLCSKVMCSGHGRCVRQDPESQSYHHLSPRSFEIISALTSSGSALTARGALNLEDVQSMKEQFKCHCYKGWMGAHCQETSLI; from the exons ATGGTATCCAGTCTTGCATTACCCATGTGCACCTTATTTTTCCTCTTGACCTATCCAGACATAATATGGGGAGAAGCACTCAAGCCTGCAGCAGCCTCACCAATTATCCACAATAAGCCATTCATTGTGGTCTGGAACACGCCTACTGCACAATGTAAAACTAAGTTTAACATTGAGTTGGATCTGAGTGTTTTTGATATTGTTGAAAATGAACATGAGAGCTTTGTGGGGAAAAATATTACTATATTCTATAAGTTAAAATTGGGTCGTTACCCATTCTACACTAAGGAATTGATTCCAGTGAATGATGGCCTTGTCCAGATTGCCAGTCTGACTGAACACCTCAAGAAGGCTGCAGAAGACATTAATAATTTACTAGATGTGCACTTTCATGGTCTTGCTGTGATAGATTGGGAAGAATGGCGACCACTCTGGGACCGTAACTGGGGATTTATGGATATCTACAGGAAAAAATCTGAAGAATTGGTTAGAAGCAAATTCCCCTATTTACCTGAAAGGAAGGTTGTCCAGTTAGCCATAGAAGAATTTGAAAATGCTGCAAAAAAATTTATGAGTGAAACACTAAAACTAGGACAGAAACTGAGACCAAAGGGATTCTGGGGCTTCTATAAATTCCCAGAATGCTACAATTACTTTAAAGAGGATGCACCAACCAATTACACAGGCCACTGCAATCCAAAAGATGTTCAAAGAAATAGCCAGCTATCGTGGCTCTGGAAAGTATCACGAATCCTGTATCCCAGCATCTACATCAAAAAGGatatgaagtccacaattaatacTCAAAAATTTGTTCACTATCAAATTAAGGAGGCCCTCCGTACTGCTGCCCTTAATCAAGTCAGTGAATCCCTGCCTGTTTTGGCATATGCCAGATTTGTGTATATACATTCACTTGACTTCCTTACTGAG GCAGACTTGATACACACCATTGGGGAGAGTGCTGCCATGGGAACTTGTGGAGTGGTTCTATGGGGGGACATGGCCATCTCACGCACCAGG GGGAGATGTGAAGCACTTAAAGATTACCTTGATCAGGAGCTTGGAAGATATGTTCTCAATACAACTTTAGCTGCTACATTATGCAGCAAAGTTATGTGCAGTGGCCATGGACGATGTGTGCGGCAAGACCCTGAATCCCAAAGCTATCACCATCTCAGTCCCAGAAGCTTTGAGATTATCTCTGCTCTTACATCCTCTGGCTCTGCATTAACAGCCCGTGGAGCCTTGAATTTGGAAGATGTGCAAAGCATGAAAGAGCAGTTCAAATGCCACTGCTATAAGGGATGGATGGGAGCTCATTGCCAAGAAACATCATTAATATAG
- the LOC132378080 gene encoding hyaluronidase-1-like isoform X1 produces the protein MFRLSTHSTQVVAWIIFPVTEEFCHFVGQTMPKNDPIRKSSSAIEGRTRVMVSSLALPMCTLFFLLTYPDIIWGEALKPAAASPIIHNKPFIVVWNTPTAQCKTKFNIELDLSVFDIVENEHESFVGKNITIFYKLKLGRYPFYTKELIPVNDGLVQIASLTEHLKKAAEDINNLLDVHFHGLAVIDWEEWRPLWDRNWGFMDIYRKKSEELVRSKFPYLPERKVVQLAIEEFENAAKKFMSETLKLGQKLRPKGFWGFYKFPECYNYFKEDAPTNYTGHCNPKDVQRNSQLSWLWKVSRILYPSIYIKKDMKSTINTQKFVHYQIKEALRTAALNQVSESLPVLAYARFVYIHSLDFLTEADLIHTIGESAAMGTCGVVLWGDMAISRTRGRCEALKDYLDQELGRYVLNTTLAATLCSKVMCSGHGRCVRQDPESQSYHHLSPRSFEIISALTSSGSALTARGALNLEDVQSMKEQFKCHCYKGWMGAHCQETSLI, from the exons AATGATCCGATCAGAAAGAGTTCATCTGCCATTGAAGGAAGAACCAGAGTCATGGTATCCAGTCTTGCATTACCCATGTGCACCTTATTTTTCCTCTTGACCTATCCAGACATAATATGGGGAGAAGCACTCAAGCCTGCAGCAGCCTCACCAATTATCCACAATAAGCCATTCATTGTGGTCTGGAACACGCCTACTGCACAATGTAAAACTAAGTTTAACATTGAGTTGGATCTGAGTGTTTTTGATATTGTTGAAAATGAACATGAGAGCTTTGTGGGGAAAAATATTACTATATTCTATAAGTTAAAATTGGGTCGTTACCCATTCTACACTAAGGAATTGATTCCAGTGAATGATGGCCTTGTCCAGATTGCCAGTCTGACTGAACACCTCAAGAAGGCTGCAGAAGACATTAATAATTTACTAGATGTGCACTTTCATGGTCTTGCTGTGATAGATTGGGAAGAATGGCGACCACTCTGGGACCGTAACTGGGGATTTATGGATATCTACAGGAAAAAATCTGAAGAATTGGTTAGAAGCAAATTCCCCTATTTACCTGAAAGGAAGGTTGTCCAGTTAGCCATAGAAGAATTTGAAAATGCTGCAAAAAAATTTATGAGTGAAACACTAAAACTAGGACAGAAACTGAGACCAAAGGGATTCTGGGGCTTCTATAAATTCCCAGAATGCTACAATTACTTTAAAGAGGATGCACCAACCAATTACACAGGCCACTGCAATCCAAAAGATGTTCAAAGAAATAGCCAGCTATCGTGGCTCTGGAAAGTATCACGAATCCTGTATCCCAGCATCTACATCAAAAAGGatatgaagtccacaattaatacTCAAAAATTTGTTCACTATCAAATTAAGGAGGCCCTCCGTACTGCTGCCCTTAATCAAGTCAGTGAATCCCTGCCTGTTTTGGCATATGCCAGATTTGTGTATATACATTCACTTGACTTCCTTACTGAG GCAGACTTGATACACACCATTGGGGAGAGTGCTGCCATGGGAACTTGTGGAGTGGTTCTATGGGGGGACATGGCCATCTCACGCACCAGG GGGAGATGTGAAGCACTTAAAGATTACCTTGATCAGGAGCTTGGAAGATATGTTCTCAATACAACTTTAGCTGCTACATTATGCAGCAAAGTTATGTGCAGTGGCCATGGACGATGTGTGCGGCAAGACCCTGAATCCCAAAGCTATCACCATCTCAGTCCCAGAAGCTTTGAGATTATCTCTGCTCTTACATCCTCTGGCTCTGCATTAACAGCCCGTGGAGCCTTGAATTTGGAAGATGTGCAAAGCATGAAAGAGCAGTTCAAATGCCACTGCTATAAGGGATGGATGGGAGCTCATTGCCAAGAAACATCATTAATATAG